The following are encoded together in the Lathyrus oleraceus cultivar Zhongwan6 chromosome 3, CAAS_Psat_ZW6_1.0, whole genome shotgun sequence genome:
- the LOC127130386 gene encoding uncharacterized protein LOC127130386, giving the protein MVSSKRNIYSFKFKDPDLRSLCDLVSQMHPVYRINFGRNYGNLLSILNQRVDYTALITLAQFYDLPLRCFTFQDFHLEPTLEEFERLVRIPMKNKPLFEGIDESFPLEIIASTLHMEEKEAEANLETKGNTKGFSLSFLLERAHTLLKAESWDACYSAIALAIYGVVLFPNMDGFIDMAAICVFLTRSPVPTLLVNVYYYMSHRYTKKKGLIACCAPLLYQWFLEHLPKTGAWVEQTDVSWPQRLGSLRSEDLSWYSKEYINMDIIFSYGDFPNLRLIGTQGCVNANPVLSLRQLGYPMEGPLEARSLEAFLLLDFGVENPSLFQRIKEAWKNVNRKGKDDLGRANGITKEPYFQWVKERVEMIKMPFVIPAPVPLPEPKLTHVPIE; this is encoded by the coding sequence ATGGTATcaagcaaaagaaacatttacTCTTTCAAGTTCAAAGATCCCGATCTAAGGAGCTTATGTGACTTGGTCTCTCAGATGCACCCGGTATACAGAATTAACTTTGGGAGGAATTATGGAAATCTGCTCAGCATCCTCAACCAACGAGTAGACTATACAGCTTTAATCACTTTGGCCCAATTCTATGACctacctttaagatgcttcacattccaagacttccaTCTAGAACCAACGTTGGAAGAATTCGAGCGTCTTGTTAGGATTCCTATGAAGAACAAGCCACTATTTGAAGGGATAGATGAATCTTTTCCCCTTGAGATCATTGCTAGCACGCTTCACATGGAGGAAAAGGAAGCAGAGGCTAACCTAGAGACCAaagggaataccaaaggattttcgctaagttttctcttggaaagaGCTCATACCCTACTAAAAGCAGAAAGTTGGGATGCTTGTTACTCTGCTATTGCATTGGCCATCTATGGCGTCGTCCTGTTCCCGAATATGGATGGTTTCATAGACATGGCTGCCATTTGTGTTTTCCTTACTAGGAGCCCAGTACCCACTTTATTAGTTAATGTTTACTATTACATGAGTCATAGGTACACTAAGAAGAAgggattgattgcttgttgtgctcctttattATATCAGTGGTTTCTAGAACATCTTCCGAAGACAGGTGCTTGGGTTGAACAGACAGATGTTAGTTGGCCTCAGAGATTGGGATCACTCCGATCCGAAGATCTTTCTTGGTATTCCAAAGAATACATCAACATGGACATCATATTCAGTTATGGGGATTTCCCAAATCTACGGCTtattggaactcaaggatgtgtGAATGCTAACCCGGTTCTATCACTCAGACAACTTGGCTACCCAATGGAAGGCCCTCTAGAGGCGAGGtctttggaagctttcttgttACTTGACTTCGGGGTTGAGAATCCTAGCTTGTTCCAACGAATCAAAGAGGCTTGGAAGAATGTCAATCGAAAAGGGAAAGATGATTTGGGGAGAGCAAATGGAattacaaaagaaccatattttcagtgggtaaaggaaagggtgGAGATGATCAAAATGCCATTCGTCATTCCGGCACCTGTACCTCTTCctgaacctaagctcacccatgtcCCTATTGAATAA